One Faecalicatena sp. Marseille-Q4148 DNA window includes the following coding sequences:
- a CDS encoding DUF2304 domain-containing protein, whose protein sequence is MDIKIQLIVVFGALFSMSYLLNMIRKKKLELRYALSWLGVGVSVIILACFPDLLAWIAEKIGIASPVNMLFFFGFLFALAIILTLTMSLSRMSIRVKKLAQELALLRKDLEEEK, encoded by the coding sequence ATGGATATTAAAATTCAATTGATTGTTGTATTTGGCGCATTATTTTCAATGTCATATCTCCTTAATATGATTCGAAAAAAGAAATTGGAGCTGCGCTATGCACTTTCCTGGCTTGGAGTTGGAGTCAGCGTAATAATTCTGGCATGTTTTCCTGATTTGCTGGCATGGATTGCAGAGAAAATTGGAATTGCCAGTCCGGTAAATATGCTCTTTTTCTTTGGATTCTTGTTTGCACTGGCGATTATTTTAACTTTGACAATGTCGCTTTCAAGAATGTCTATTCGAGTGAAGAAACTGGCACAGGAGCTAGCGTTGCTGAGAAAAGATCTGGAGGAAGAAAAATAA
- a CDS encoding glycosyltransferase family 2 protein, translating into MKKLIIIPAYNESENIVGTVEAIKKNAPDFDYVIINDCSKDNTLEICYEHGYNVVALPINLGIGGAVQTGYLYAKRNGYDIAVQVDGDGQHDPKFLEEMAAYMEKEKVNMVIGSRFIEKQGFQSSGLRRVGIKYFTHLIKILTGITITDPTSGLRMADREIIEMFAEDYPKDYPEPESVVTVLNRGKKVKEIPVIMKERSGGVSSISMKNSVYYMIKVSMAILIERIRKY; encoded by the coding sequence ATGAAAAAACTAATTATTATACCAGCGTATAATGAGAGTGAAAATATAGTAGGGACGGTAGAAGCAATTAAAAAAAATGCGCCAGATTTTGATTATGTAATTATCAATGACTGTTCTAAAGATAACACACTGGAAATTTGTTATGAACATGGATACAATGTGGTGGCCCTTCCAATTAATCTTGGAATTGGAGGGGCTGTCCAGACAGGTTATCTCTATGCCAAAAGAAATGGATATGATATTGCAGTTCAGGTAGATGGAGACGGACAGCATGATCCGAAATTTCTGGAAGAAATGGCTGCGTATATGGAAAAAGAAAAAGTCAATATGGTGATAGGTTCCAGATTTATAGAAAAACAGGGGTTTCAGTCATCCGGACTTAGACGCGTCGGTATAAAATACTTTACACATTTAATAAAAATACTAACAGGTATTACGATTACAGATCCGACGTCGGGACTTCGTATGGCTGACAGAGAAATCATAGAAATGTTTGCTGAGGATTATCCAAAAGATTACCCGGAACCGGAAAGTGTAGTTACTGTTCTGAATCGTGGGAAAAAAGTAAAAGAGATACCGGTAATTATGAAAGAACGGTCTGGCGGTGTTTCATCAATCTCTATGAAAAATTCAGTATATTATATGATTAAAGTAAGCATGGCAATTCTAATTGAAAGAATCAGAAAGTATTAG